CCCCTCTAGTTGCCGGAACACACGTTGTGCATATTCCTTCTTATAGCCATTTTGGATCATCCCGTTGATCAGTTTTTGCTCAAAGTAAGATACCTTTCCTTTTGCTTTGAACGTTGCCATGCTCCTGCGTAAGGCATCAGCTTCTGCAGGAGTAAAACCTGCGGCCACTATTGCGATCTTCATTGCCTGTTCCTGGAAAAGAGGTACTCCCAAAGTACGGCCTAATATTTCCTTTAGATCCTCTGACGGGTACTCTACCGGCTCCTGGCCGTTGCGCCTGCGTAAATAGGGATGCACCATGTCGCCTTGTATCGGGCCAGGACGCACGATGGCAACCTGAATAACCAGGTCGTAAAAACATTTAGGCCGAAGCCTGGGGAGCATCGACATCTGCGCACGGCTTTCAATCTGGAAAACACCAATTGTATCGGCATGCGAAACCATTTCATAAACTACAGGGTCATCTTGCGGGATATTGGCCAAGGTCAGGTCGAGGTTGTAATGCAGCTTTGCAAGGTCAAAGGCCTTTCGAATACAGGTTAGCATGCCTAATGCTAATACATCTATTTTCATAAAGGCCAAGGCATCTATATCATCCTTGTTCCATTCTATATTGGTGCGGTCTTGCATGCGGGCATTGAGTATTGGACATAAATCCGAAAGCTTTCCATCAGTAATTACAAAACCACCCGTGTGTTGTCCTAGCTGGCGCGGGAAACCCATGAATTCTTCGGTTAGTTCCAGCACCTTCCTGATGGTAGGATCGTCAGGGTTGATCCCCTGGCTGATAATTTGTTTTTTATCAAACCCTTCATCTTTGAAATCCCAAATCAGGCCGGAAAGCCGGGTGATTACATCCACCGAAAGCCCCATAGCTTTGCCAACATCCCTGATGGCCCCTTTATGATGCTGTTGCGTTACGGTGGCTACAATCGCCGCACGATCCCGGCCATATTTATGATAGATGTATTGCATGACTTCTTCACGCCTTTCATGCTCAAAGTCCACATCTATATCCGGGGGTTCGTTACGTGCCGAAGAGATAAAGCGCTCAAATAGCAAATCAAATTTGCTTGGGTCTACGGATGTAATGCCCAGACAATAGCAAACAGTGGAATTAGCAGCAGATCCACGTCCCTGGCAAAGTATTTTCTGTTCCCGGGCATATCTGACAATGTCATAGACGGTAAGAAAGTACTCCGCATAATTCATCTGATCAATAAAGCGAAGTTCGTATTCAATGTTCGCTTTGACTTTATCCGGAATATTCCCATCATACATTCGATTGGCACCTTCCCAGGATAATTTTGCCAGCTCTTCCTGTGGGGTTCTTCCGTCAGCAGTAATTTCTTTTGGATAGTTATACTTCAACTGATCAAGGGAGAAGTTACAGGCTTCGGTTATGACTTGTGTTTGTGTAATAGCATCAGGATATTGCCTAAACAGGCGAAGCATTTCATCTACCGGCTTCAAGTAGCGCTCGGCATTCGGGTATAGACGAAAACCGGCATTATGAATTGTGCATTTCTCACGTACACAGGTCACCACATCCTGTAATTCACGCCGTTTGAGGTGATGGTAATACACATCATTCGTGGCAACCATAGCTACTTTCAGTGCTTTTGAAAGTTCAGCAAGCCGGAACAATCGCTTTATATCATCGCCATTGTAAGCACGGGATGCGGCAATGAAAAGGTTTTCTCCAAATGCTTCGCGATATTCTTTCAGGTCTTCCTTGAATGAAGGCTCAAATTCAAAAGCCTGGTTTAGAGTAGCCGGAGGTATTACTACAAACCTGGTGCCTTTTGCATGATGAAAAACATCTTCTTTATACAAATCACACAGTCCTTTTTCTGTTCGAAGGTTACCTACGGTAAGCAAATTGGAAATACGTGAGTAGGCATTAACGTCTGTGGGAAAAGCAAGCAGGCTTGGGCCGTTCAGTAAGTCTAACCGGCAGGCTGGTATAAACCGAATTCCCGCTTTTTTTGTCGCAGCATGTGCACGGACAATCCCTGCAAATGTATTGCGGTCAGTAATGGCAATAGCCTTATAGCCCAACTTTGCTGCCTGCTCGACCAATTCTTCAGGATGTGATGCGCCACGAAGAAAGCTGAAATTGCTTGTTACCTGTAACTCTGTATATCCCATACCTCATCTCCTCTAAGCAAAAAAGCCATGAACAAACCACTGAAAATTTGCATCATCATAGTGCCCCAGGCGGAACAACCAATACCGGTGTCCGGTCTCGTCTTCAACCTGGTAATAATCCCGATGCTGTCCCTGCTGGATCCACCACTCTTGTTCAATCCTTTCCGGTCCGTCTGCCTTCACGATCTCATGTAATTTCCCTTTGTAACGAAACAGCATAGGCGGGTAATCCGGAATAGGAGCTGTCACCTCTATAGGCTCGGGAGTTGCCAATATGTGCAA
This region of Fulvivirga ulvae genomic DNA includes:
- a CDS encoding error-prone DNA polymerase, with amino-acid sequence MGYTELQVTSNFSFLRGASHPEELVEQAAKLGYKAIAITDRNTFAGIVRAHAATKKAGIRFIPACRLDLLNGPSLLAFPTDVNAYSRISNLLTVGNLRTEKGLCDLYKEDVFHHAKGTRFVVIPPATLNQAFEFEPSFKEDLKEYREAFGENLFIAASRAYNGDDIKRLFRLAELSKALKVAMVATNDVYYHHLKRRELQDVVTCVREKCTIHNAGFRLYPNAERYLKPVDEMLRLFRQYPDAITQTQVITEACNFSLDQLKYNYPKEITADGRTPQEELAKLSWEGANRMYDGNIPDKVKANIEYELRFIDQMNYAEYFLTVYDIVRYAREQKILCQGRGSAANSTVCYCLGITSVDPSKFDLLFERFISSARNEPPDIDVDFEHERREEVMQYIYHKYGRDRAAIVATVTQQHHKGAIRDVGKAMGLSVDVITRLSGLIWDFKDEGFDKKQIISQGINPDDPTIRKVLELTEEFMGFPRQLGQHTGGFVITDGKLSDLCPILNARMQDRTNIEWNKDDIDALAFMKIDVLALGMLTCIRKAFDLAKLHYNLDLTLANIPQDDPVVYEMVSHADTIGVFQIESRAQMSMLPRLRPKCFYDLVIQVAIVRPGPIQGDMVHPYLRRRNGQEPVEYPSEDLKEILGRTLGVPLFQEQAMKIAIVAAGFTPAEADALRRSMATFKAKGKVSYFEQKLINGMIQNGYKKEYAQRVFRQLEGFGSYGFPESHAASFALLVYVSCWIKCYYPDIFACALLNSQPMGFYQPAQIIIDAQKHGVEVRPVDINHSGWDNTLEEKAGKYFVVRLGLRQVRGVRKDDVELLTRRQKSYSSIHELREAGIPEAALEKLADADAFRSIGLTRRQALWEVSTKDYQAKSLFSNSPNLHTDSENIVLPEMSLSEHVVQDYASTSLSLKAHPVSFVRPQLDSLRVVSNAALSKAKNGDRVKVAGLVLVRQRPGTASGICFITIEDETGPANLVVFKNLFDQYRKEIIQSRLLMVEGKLQREGEVIHVIASRCYNLSVLLQQLNTPQREKSSSAVSNEKKEQTKGNQIKIFPEGRNFR